The following proteins come from a genomic window of Geminicoccaceae bacterium SCSIO 64248:
- a CDS encoding Asp/Glu racemase — MADTLTTDLAVDREHMAYRTDGGIGARANLGLLVLGIDQTIEDEFRAALPDDGVALYGARLHCDAAITPENLRRMEDRIAPAARLLPPVDIGVIGFACTSGALVIGEAAVAERVREALPGVAVTDPVTAALAAFRSLGAKRVALLTPYVRAINTSLRDAFQARGLAIPVMGSFNQPDDATVARITPQSIEAAALELGAHEACDAVFVSCTSLRVARIALRIEQRLGKPVTSSNHALAWHMLRLAGIADERPGLGRLFRTPLAG; from the coding sequence ATGGCCGACACGCTCACCACCGACCTCGCCGTCGACCGCGAGCACATGGCCTACAGGACCGACGGCGGCATCGGCGCGCGGGCCAATCTCGGCCTGCTCGTGCTCGGCATCGACCAAACGATCGAGGACGAGTTCCGCGCCGCCCTGCCCGACGACGGCGTGGCGCTGTACGGCGCGCGGCTGCATTGCGACGCCGCGATCACGCCCGAAAATCTCCGCAGGATGGAGGACCGCATCGCGCCGGCCGCCCGCCTGCTGCCGCCGGTCGACATCGGCGTGATCGGCTTCGCCTGCACCTCGGGCGCCCTGGTCATCGGCGAGGCGGCCGTGGCCGAGCGCGTGCGCGAAGCCCTGCCCGGCGTGGCCGTGACCGATCCGGTGACGGCCGCCCTCGCCGCCTTCCGCAGCCTGGGGGCGAAGCGGGTCGCCCTGCTCACGCCTTATGTTCGTGCTATCAACACGAGCCTGCGCGACGCGTTCCAGGCACGCGGCCTCGCCATCCCCGTCATGGGCTCGTTCAACCAGCCGGACGACGCCACCGTCGCCCGCATCACGCCGCAATCGATCGAGGCGGCCGCGCTCGAGCTGGGCGCGCACGAGGCCTGCGACGCCGTGTTCGTGTCCTGCACCAGCCTGCGCGTCGCCCGCATCGCCCTGCGGATCGAGCAGCGCCTGGGCAAGCCCGTCACCTCCAGCAATCACGCGCTCGCTTGGCACATGCTGCGCCTGGCCGGGATCGCCGACGAGCGGCCGGGCCTGGGCCGGCTGTTCCGCACGCCGCTCGCGGGCTGA
- a CDS encoding D-amino acid dehydrogenase: MRVAVLGAGVVGVTLAYELARDGHEVTVVERHAEPAGETSFANAGLVAPGHAYTWSSPKAPRILWRSLFEDGQALRFKPSLDPRLWSWSLKFLRNCTAERARTNTKRKVRLCMYSQGELNRIAAETGVDYHGLKGGLLYLYRTQETFERGAANTAILSEEGLELRAIDRDEAARIDPALAPVKDKFAGAVYCPSDESGDACVFTRNLARHCAERLGVVFRFDTAVEGFATEGDRVTGVRTDRGVIAADQYVNCLGVFAPGMAKGMGVSLPVYPIKGYSVTLPIDGRNNPPAIGGVDEDNLTAYARFGDRMRITATAEFAGYDTSHSPSDFDHMLGVARDIFPDGANYEQPSYWACLRPMTPEGTPIFGRGRYRNMTFNVGHGHMGWTMAAGCARVVADLLAGRKPAIDLTGMMLPG, encoded by the coding sequence ATGCGGGTCGCTGTTCTCGGAGCCGGCGTCGTCGGCGTCACCCTCGCCTACGAACTCGCCAGGGACGGCCACGAGGTCACGGTCGTCGAGCGGCACGCCGAGCCGGCGGGCGAGACCAGCTTCGCCAATGCCGGCCTGGTAGCGCCCGGCCACGCCTACACGTGGTCGTCACCCAAGGCGCCGCGCATCCTGTGGCGCTCCTTGTTCGAGGACGGCCAGGCGCTGCGCTTCAAGCCGAGCCTCGACCCGCGCCTGTGGTCCTGGTCCCTCAAATTCCTGCGCAACTGCACGGCCGAGCGCGCCCGGACCAACACCAAGCGCAAGGTCCGGCTTTGCATGTATTCGCAGGGCGAGCTGAACCGGATCGCCGCCGAGACCGGCGTCGACTATCACGGCCTCAAGGGCGGCCTGCTCTACCTCTACCGCACCCAGGAGACGTTCGAGCGCGGCGCCGCCAACACCGCCATCCTCAGCGAGGAAGGCCTGGAGCTGCGCGCGATCGACCGCGACGAGGCCGCGCGGATCGATCCCGCCCTCGCCCCGGTCAAGGACAAGTTCGCCGGCGCGGTCTATTGCCCCTCGGACGAGAGCGGCGATGCCTGCGTGTTTACCCGGAACCTCGCCCGCCACTGCGCCGAGCGCCTGGGCGTCGTCTTCCGCTTCGACACGGCGGTCGAAGGTTTCGCGACCGAGGGCGACCGCGTCACCGGCGTGCGCACCGATCGCGGCGTGATCGCGGCCGATCAGTACGTCAATTGCCTGGGCGTGTTCGCGCCCGGCATGGCCAAGGGCATGGGCGTGTCCCTGCCGGTCTACCCGATCAAGGGCTATTCCGTGACCCTGCCGATCGACGGCCGCAACAACCCGCCCGCGATCGGCGGCGTCGACGAGGACAACCTGACCGCCTACGCGCGCTTCGGCGACCGCATGCGGATCACCGCCACGGCCGAGTTCGCGGGCTACGACACGTCGCACAGCCCATCCGACTTCGACCACATGCTGGGCGTCGCCCGCGACATCTTCCCGGACGGCGCGAACTACGAGCAGCCCTCCTACTGGGCCTGCCTGCGCCCGATGACGCCGGAAGGCACGCCGATCTTCGGCAGGGGCCGCTACCGCAACATGACCTTCAATGTCGGCCACGGCCACATGGGCTGGACCATGGCGGCCGGCTGCGCGCGCGTCGTCGCCGACCTCCTGGCCGGCCGCAAGCCCGCGATCGACCTGACCGGCATGATGCTGCCGGGCTGA
- a CDS encoding RidA family protein, which translates to MSVKRIDVGQRMSQAVIHGSTVYLAGQVAADAPGKSVAEQTANILERIERLLAKAGTDKTKLLSTTIWITDMSTFAEMNAVWDAWVPEGCAPGRACVEAKLASPDYTVEIAVIAAV; encoded by the coding sequence ATGAGCGTCAAGAGGATCGATGTCGGCCAGCGCATGAGCCAGGCCGTCATCCACGGCAGCACCGTCTATCTCGCCGGCCAGGTCGCCGCGGATGCCCCCGGCAAGAGCGTCGCCGAGCAGACCGCCAACATCCTCGAGCGCATCGAACGCCTGCTCGCCAAGGCCGGAACGGACAAGACGAAGCTGCTCTCGACCACGATCTGGATCACCGACATGAGCACGTTCGCCGAGATGAACGCGGTCTGGGACGCCTGGGTGCCGGAAGGCTGCGCGCCGGGACGGGCCTGCGTCGAGGCGAAGCTCGCCTCGCCCGACTACACGGTCGAGATCGCGGTGATCGCGGCCGTCTGA
- a CDS encoding sarcosine oxidase subunit beta family protein: MAGYSIVSLVKNAFTHHEAWPQAWRKPEPKPEYDVVVVGGGGHGLATAYYLAKDHGLTNVAVVEKGPIGLGNTARNTTIVRSNYLWDESARLYEHALKLWEGLSQDLNYNTMFSQRGVMNLCHNLSDVREAHRRVNALRLNGIDSDFLSTEEVAAFCPVLNTSKDVRYPILGATLQRRAGTARHDAVAWGYARAASARGVDIIEQCEVTGIRRQGTMVTGIETSRGFIKAKKVALVTAGHSSVMADMAGFRLPLESHPLQALVSEPIKPVLDCVVMSNAVHVYVSQSDKGELVMGAGVDAYTSYGQRGSFHVIEHQMGACLELFPIFSRLRMLRQWGGIVDVAPDASPIIGKTPVDNLFINCGWGTGGFKATPGSGSVFAHTVATGEPHELAAPFALDRFTTGHLIDEHGAAAVAH; the protein is encoded by the coding sequence ATGGCCGGCTACTCGATCGTCTCGCTCGTCAAGAACGCCTTCACGCATCACGAGGCGTGGCCGCAGGCGTGGCGCAAGCCCGAGCCCAAGCCGGAATACGACGTCGTCGTGGTCGGCGGCGGCGGCCACGGCCTGGCGACCGCCTACTACCTCGCCAAGGATCACGGCCTCACGAATGTCGCCGTCGTCGAGAAGGGCCCGATCGGGCTCGGCAACACGGCGCGCAACACGACCATCGTGCGCTCGAACTATCTCTGGGACGAGAGCGCCCGGCTGTACGAGCATGCGCTCAAGCTCTGGGAAGGCCTCAGCCAGGACCTGAACTACAACACGATGTTCAGCCAGCGCGGGGTGATGAACCTCTGCCACAACCTGTCGGACGTCCGGGAGGCGCACCGGCGGGTCAACGCGCTCCGTCTGAACGGCATCGACAGCGACTTCCTCTCGACCGAGGAGGTCGCCGCCTTCTGCCCCGTGCTCAACACGAGCAAGGACGTCCGCTACCCCATCCTGGGCGCGACCCTGCAGCGTCGCGCCGGCACCGCTCGGCACGACGCGGTCGCCTGGGGCTACGCCCGGGCGGCCAGCGCCCGCGGAGTCGACATCATCGAGCAGTGCGAGGTCACCGGCATCCGCCGCCAGGGCACGATGGTGACCGGCATCGAGACCAGCCGCGGCTTCATAAAGGCGAAGAAGGTGGCGCTGGTCACGGCCGGACATTCGAGCGTCATGGCGGACATGGCAGGTTTCCGCCTGCCGCTCGAGAGCCATCCGCTCCAGGCGCTGGTTTCCGAGCCGATCAAGCCCGTGCTCGACTGCGTGGTCATGTCGAACGCCGTGCATGTCTATGTCAGCCAGTCGGACAAGGGCGAACTTGTCATGGGCGCCGGTGTCGACGCCTACACCTCCTACGGCCAGCGCGGCAGTTTCCACGTGATCGAGCACCAGATGGGCGCCTGCCTGGAGCTGTTCCCGATCTTCAGCCGCCTGCGCATGCTGCGCCAGTGGGGCGGCATCGTCGACGTCGCGCCGGACGCCAGCCCGATCATCGGCAAGACGCCGGTCGACAACCTGTTCATCAATTGCGGCTGGGGCACGGGCGGCTTCAAGGCGACGCCGGGCTCGGGCTCGGTCTTCGCGCACACGGTCGCGACCGGCGAGCCGCACGAGCTGGCCGCTCCCTTCGCGCTCGATCGCTTCACGACCGGCCACCTGATCGACGAGCACGGCGCCGCCGCCGTCGCCCACTGA
- a CDS encoding sarcosine oxidase subunit delta, translating into MLQIACPWCGPRDETEFASGGEAHRTRPADPSALSDQEWADFLFMRRNEKGWHAERWNHAQGCRRWFNLERHTVTNAIRQPQPVEDAPVEPLRRAGGQS; encoded by the coding sequence ATGCTGCAGATCGCCTGCCCCTGGTGCGGCCCGCGCGACGAGACCGAGTTCGCGTCCGGCGGCGAGGCGCACCGCACGCGCCCGGCCGATCCGTCGGCCTTGTCCGATCAGGAGTGGGCGGACTTTTTATTCATGCGCCGCAACGAGAAGGGCTGGCACGCCGAGCGCTGGAACCACGCTCAGGGCTGTCGCCGCTGGTTCAATCTCGAACGGCACACGGTGACCAACGCGATCCGGCAGCCGCAGCCGGTCGAGGATGCGCCCGTCGAACCCCTGCGTCGTGCCGGAGGCCAGTCATGA
- a CDS encoding sarcosine oxidase subunit alpha family protein — translation MSRTETGGRIDRSRPVAFTFNGKAYRGFAGDTLASALLANGVHLIARSFKYHRPRGVMTAGSEEPSALIQLEKGAYTEPNLRATQVELYEGLSASSQNAWPSVERDVGAVNALLSKIFVAGFYYKTFMHPRSFWMKLYEPMIRRAAGMGKAPTAPDPDIYDKMHLHCDVLVIGGGPAGLMAALAAGRAGARVVLADEQNELGGALLASGGTIDGKPALDWLETAKAGLAAMPEVRVLTRTTATGYYDHNYVVMAERRTDHLPRGRMPGVSRQRLWKVRARQVVLATGAHERPLVFADNDRPGIMLASAAAAYAARYGVRPGKRAVVFTNNDSAYAAAFALADAGIAVAAVVDLRGDVPEAAANALGARGIALRTNAAIVATGGGKRVANVTIMDLTTDGTAVTGDAAVVECDLVAMSGGWNPAVHLFSQSGGKPVFDADRLAFVPGEPVQAQLSAGACNGVFDLAGCLEQGRDAGIAAASAAGFEADASPALPEAERTPFGWIRPLWVVPGREKLGHGRAKHFVDFQNDVTAADVRLAVREGYRSVEHLKRYTTMGMGTDQGKTSNVNALAYLAETLGAPIPSVGTTTFRPPYTPVSYGVLAGRDVGELADPVRITPMHPWHTAYGAVFEDVGQWHRPRYYPQGGEDMDAAVRRECRAVRARAGVLDASTLGKIDIQGPDAATFLDRVYVNGFAKLAVGRCRYGLMCHEDGMVYDDGVTSRLGDQHFLMTTTTGNAAKVLDVLEDYRQTEWPELRVFLTSVTEHWAVAQIAGPEARAIVAKLAPDADLDPERFPFMAWREAGIADIPGRIFRISFTGESSYELNVPAQHGLAMWQALIAAGEEHGLTPFGTETMHVLRAEKGFIIVGQETDATVTPHDLGLGRMVSKVKADFVGKRSFTRADTSRENRKQLVGLLPADPKAVPVEGAQLTADGRTEAPVPMIGHVTSAYWSETLGRSIALALLEAGGERHGETVFAHAGSGAPVACVVQAPVFYDPAGERLHA, via the coding sequence ATGAGCCGCACCGAGACGGGCGGGCGCATCGACCGGAGCCGGCCCGTCGCCTTCACCTTCAACGGCAAGGCCTATCGGGGCTTTGCCGGCGACACGCTGGCCTCGGCGCTCCTGGCCAACGGCGTTCATCTGATCGCGCGCAGCTTCAAGTACCATCGGCCGCGGGGCGTGATGACGGCAGGCTCGGAGGAGCCGTCCGCGCTGATCCAGCTGGAGAAGGGCGCTTATACCGAGCCCAATCTTCGCGCCACCCAGGTCGAGCTCTATGAAGGGCTGTCGGCAAGCAGCCAGAACGCGTGGCCGAGCGTCGAGCGCGATGTCGGCGCGGTCAACGCGCTGCTCTCGAAGATCTTCGTCGCCGGCTTCTACTACAAGACCTTCATGCACCCCAGGAGCTTCTGGATGAAGCTCTACGAGCCGATGATCCGGCGCGCGGCGGGCATGGGCAAGGCGCCGACGGCGCCCGACCCCGACATTTACGACAAGATGCATCTTCATTGCGACGTCCTGGTCATAGGCGGCGGGCCCGCGGGCCTGATGGCGGCGCTGGCCGCCGGCCGCGCCGGCGCGCGCGTGGTCCTGGCCGACGAGCAGAACGAGCTGGGCGGCGCGCTCCTGGCCTCGGGCGGGACGATCGACGGCAAGCCGGCCCTGGACTGGCTGGAGACCGCGAAGGCCGGGCTTGCCGCCATGCCGGAGGTCCGCGTGCTCACCCGCACGACGGCGACCGGCTACTACGACCACAACTACGTGGTCATGGCCGAGCGGCGCACCGACCATCTGCCGCGTGGTCGGATGCCGGGAGTCTCGCGGCAGCGCTTGTGGAAGGTGCGCGCCCGCCAGGTCGTGCTCGCCACCGGGGCGCATGAGCGGCCCCTGGTCTTCGCCGACAACGACCGGCCCGGCATCATGCTGGCGAGCGCCGCCGCGGCCTATGCCGCCCGCTACGGCGTCCGCCCGGGCAAGCGCGCCGTCGTCTTCACGAACAACGACAGCGCCTACGCCGCCGCCTTCGCGCTGGCCGATGCCGGCATCGCCGTCGCGGCCGTGGTCGATCTGCGCGGCGACGTGCCCGAGGCGGCCGCGAACGCCCTCGGCGCGCGTGGGATCGCCTTACGGACCAACGCCGCGATCGTCGCGACTGGCGGGGGCAAGCGCGTCGCGAACGTCACGATCATGGACCTGACCACGGACGGCACGGCGGTGACGGGTGATGCGGCCGTCGTCGAGTGCGATCTCGTCGCCATGTCCGGCGGCTGGAATCCGGCCGTCCACCTGTTCTCGCAATCCGGCGGCAAACCCGTCTTCGACGCGGACCGGCTGGCGTTCGTTCCGGGCGAGCCCGTGCAGGCCCAGCTCTCCGCCGGCGCCTGCAACGGCGTGTTCGACCTCGCCGGCTGCCTCGAGCAGGGCAGGGACGCCGGCATCGCCGCCGCATCGGCAGCGGGCTTCGAGGCGGACGCGTCGCCCGCGCTGCCGGAGGCCGAGCGCACGCCTTTCGGTTGGATCCGCCCGCTCTGGGTGGTGCCGGGCCGCGAGAAGCTCGGGCACGGCAGGGCCAAGCACTTCGTCGATTTCCAGAACGACGTCACCGCCGCCGACGTCCGCCTGGCCGTGCGCGAGGGCTACCGCTCGGTCGAGCACCTCAAGCGCTACACGACGATGGGCATGGGCACGGACCAGGGCAAGACGTCCAACGTCAACGCGCTGGCCTACCTCGCCGAGACGCTGGGCGCGCCGATCCCCTCGGTCGGGACGACCACGTTCCGCCCGCCCTACACGCCGGTGTCCTACGGCGTGCTGGCCGGCCGCGATGTCGGCGAGCTCGCCGATCCCGTGCGCATCACGCCGATGCACCCCTGGCACACAGCGTACGGCGCGGTGTTCGAGGATGTCGGCCAGTGGCACCGGCCGCGCTACTACCCGCAAGGCGGCGAGGACATGGACGCGGCCGTGCGCCGGGAATGCCGTGCGGTGCGGGCACGGGCGGGCGTGCTCGATGCGTCCACGCTCGGCAAGATCGACATTCAGGGACCGGACGCCGCGACCTTCCTCGATCGCGTCTACGTCAACGGCTTCGCCAAGCTCGCGGTCGGGCGCTGCCGCTACGGCCTGATGTGCCACGAGGACGGCATGGTCTACGACGACGGCGTGACCAGCCGTCTCGGCGACCAGCACTTCCTGATGACCACGACGACAGGCAACGCCGCCAAGGTGCTGGACGTGCTGGAGGACTACCGCCAGACCGAGTGGCCCGAGCTGCGCGTCTTCCTGACCTCCGTGACCGAGCATTGGGCGGTCGCGCAGATCGCGGGGCCGGAAGCGCGCGCGATCGTCGCGAAGCTGGCGCCCGACGCCGATCTCGATCCCGAGCGCTTTCCCTTCATGGCGTGGCGGGAAGCGGGCATCGCCGACATTCCCGGCCGGATCTTCCGGATCAGCTTCACCGGCGAGAGCAGCTACGAGCTGAACGTTCCGGCGCAGCACGGGCTCGCCATGTGGCAGGCGCTGATCGCCGCCGGTGAGGAGCATGGCCTGACGCCGTTCGGTACGGAGACCATGCACGTGCTGCGCGCCGAGAAGGGCTTCATCATCGTCGGCCAGGAGACGGACGCGACCGTGACGCCGCACGATCTCGGCCTCGGGCGCATGGTCTCCAAGGTCAAGGCGGACTTCGTCGGCAAGCGCTCCTTCACCCGCGCCGACACCAGCCGCGAGAACCGCAAGCAGCTCGTCGGCCTCCTGCCTGCGGACCCGAAGGCCGTTCCGGTCGAGGGCGCGCAACTCACGGCCGACGGCCGGACGGAGGCGCCCGTGCCGATGATCGGCCACGTCACGTCGGCCTATTGGAGCGAGACGCTCGGCCGCTCGATCGCGCTCGCGCTGCTCGAAGCCGGCGGCGAGCGTCATGGCGAGACCGTCTTCGCCCATGCCGGCAGCGGCGCGCCCGTGGCGTGCGTCGTCCAGGCGCCCGTCTTCTACGATCCAGCCGGGGAGAGGCTCCATGCCTGA
- a CDS encoding sarcosine oxidase subunit gamma family protein codes for MPELITPLPTERVGALAHRIASVETLPSDGEDLLLAELVPPGMIALRGVAGDERFVRSAGSVLDCVLPLGANTVTSAQAVTVLWLGPDEWLIVTAPGAETAMIARLRTALDGVFSAVVDVTGNRARLRLSGARARDVLAKGMSLDLHPRAFKPGRCAQSTLARAGVLLHQLDEAPTYDLYPRRSFATYVHAWLLDAMTEYGGRAYPAPAA; via the coding sequence ATGCCTGAGCTGATCACGCCGCTGCCGACGGAGCGGGTCGGCGCGCTCGCCCACCGCATCGCGTCGGTCGAGACGCTGCCGAGCGATGGTGAAGATCTCCTGCTCGCCGAGCTCGTGCCGCCCGGCATGATCGCGTTGCGCGGCGTCGCCGGCGACGAGCGCTTCGTCCGGTCCGCCGGCTCGGTCCTGGACTGCGTCCTGCCGCTCGGCGCCAACACCGTGACCTCGGCCCAGGCGGTGACCGTCCTCTGGCTCGGGCCGGACGAGTGGCTGATCGTGACCGCGCCGGGAGCCGAGACGGCGATGATCGCGCGGCTTCGGACCGCGTTGGACGGCGTCTTCTCGGCGGTCGTCGACGTGACCGGCAACCGGGCGCGGCTGCGCCTGTCCGGGGCGCGTGCGCGCGACGTGCTCGCCAAGGGCATGAGCCTCGATCTGCACCCGCGCGCGTTCAAGCCGGGGCGGTGCGCGCAGAGCACGCTGGCACGGGCCGGCGTCCTCCTCCACCAGCTGGACGAGGCCCCGACCTACGACCTTTATCCCCGGCGGTCGTTCGCGACCTACGTCCATGCCTGGCTGCTCGACGCCATGACCGAATATGGCGGCCGCGCGTACCCTGCGCCGGCCGCCTAG
- a CDS encoding NADH:flavin oxidoreductase, producing the protein MTPVEALLQPLTIKGLTLRNRVMSTSHAPSYGSEGKPKERYQLYHAEKAKGGIGLTMFGGSSSVAIDSPATPWNQISVADDSVVPYFQEFAGRVHAHGAALMIQLTHMGRRTKWDTEHWLPTMSASPEREPAHRSIPKEMDQADIGRVIKSFAAAARRCKEGGLDGLELSAAHGHLIDQFWSPSVNRRADAYGGSLENRMRFGIEVLEAVREAVGDDYVVGMRMSGDELLDEGLSHEDCVAIARAHAERGLIDFVNIVGGQARDHMAHAISLPNMSFPVAPFLYLASAVKREVGIPVFHAQRVTDIATAGRAVAEGHVDMVAMTRAHIADPHIVEKLKAGRVDDIRQCVGAGYCIDRIYAGQDALCIQNAATGREATMPHVVARGDKRRKVVVVGGGPGGLEAARVAASRGHQVTLFERGDRLGGQINTASKATWREALSGIPRWLAQQVVKLGVDVRTGVEATPEMIEGEAPDVVVLATGGRPNPGHFKGADLAVSTWDILEGRVDPAGTVLLYDGLGQHHGPSTAEAMAKRGALVELATPDRMAAEEVGATSQPIHIRELYSLGVVVTPNVELIEIYREGNKRIPVLRNAYTGEEEERVVDQIVVEFGSLPEHGLYDSLRERSVNHGEIDLDAFTQGRVQPNLPNGKGGFALYRIGDAWAGRNIHAAIYDALRLCKDL; encoded by the coding sequence ATGACGCCGGTCGAAGCCCTTCTCCAGCCACTGACGATCAAGGGCCTCACGCTGCGCAATCGCGTGATGAGCACGAGCCACGCGCCGTCCTACGGCAGTGAGGGCAAGCCGAAGGAGCGCTACCAGCTCTACCATGCCGAGAAGGCCAAGGGCGGCATCGGCCTGACGATGTTCGGCGGCTCGTCCTCGGTCGCCATCGACAGCCCGGCGACGCCCTGGAACCAGATCTCGGTCGCCGACGACAGCGTCGTTCCCTATTTCCAGGAGTTCGCCGGCCGGGTTCACGCCCATGGCGCCGCCTTGATGATCCAGCTGACCCATATGGGCCGCCGGACCAAGTGGGACACGGAGCACTGGCTGCCGACCATGTCGGCCTCGCCGGAGCGTGAGCCGGCGCACCGGTCCATCCCCAAGGAGATGGACCAGGCGGACATCGGCCGCGTGATCAAGAGCTTCGCGGCCGCCGCCCGGCGCTGCAAGGAAGGCGGGCTGGACGGGCTGGAGCTGTCCGCCGCGCACGGCCATCTGATCGACCAGTTCTGGAGCCCATCGGTCAACCGTCGCGCCGATGCCTATGGCGGCAGCCTGGAGAACCGCATGCGCTTCGGCATCGAGGTCCTCGAGGCCGTGCGCGAGGCCGTCGGCGACGACTATGTCGTCGGCATGCGCATGTCCGGCGACGAGTTGCTGGACGAGGGGCTCAGCCACGAGGACTGCGTCGCCATCGCGCGGGCGCACGCCGAGCGCGGCCTGATCGACTTCGTCAACATCGTCGGCGGCCAGGCGCGCGATCACATGGCACACGCGATCAGCCTGCCCAACATGTCGTTTCCCGTGGCGCCGTTCCTCTATCTCGCCAGCGCGGTCAAGCGCGAGGTCGGCATCCCCGTCTTTCATGCCCAGCGCGTGACCGACATCGCCACCGCCGGGCGCGCCGTGGCGGAGGGCCATGTCGACATGGTCGCGATGACCCGGGCGCACATCGCCGACCCGCATATCGTGGAGAAGCTCAAGGCCGGGCGGGTCGACGACATCCGCCAGTGCGTCGGCGCCGGCTACTGCATCGACCGCATCTATGCCGGGCAGGACGCGCTCTGCATCCAGAACGCCGCGACCGGGCGCGAGGCGACCATGCCTCACGTCGTCGCCAGAGGCGACAAGCGCCGCAAGGTCGTGGTCGTGGGCGGCGGTCCGGGCGGGCTCGAGGCGGCACGTGTCGCGGCATCGCGCGGCCATCAGGTCACCTTGTTCGAACGCGGCGATCGCCTCGGCGGCCAGATCAACACGGCATCCAAGGCGACCTGGCGCGAAGCCCTGTCCGGCATCCCGCGCTGGCTCGCGCAGCAGGTGGTCAAGCTCGGGGTCGACGTGCGCACCGGCGTGGAGGCGACGCCGGAGATGATCGAGGGCGAAGCGCCGGATGTCGTCGTGCTGGCGACGGGCGGCCGGCCGAACCCGGGCCATTTCAAGGGCGCAGACCTGGCGGTCAGCACCTGGGATATCCTGGAAGGCCGGGTCGATCCGGCCGGGACGGTCCTGCTCTATGACGGCCTCGGCCAGCATCACGGCCCCTCGACCGCCGAGGCCATGGCCAAGCGCGGCGCTCTGGTCGAGCTGGCGACCCCCGATCGCATGGCGGCCGAGGAGGTCGGAGCCACCAGCCAGCCGATCCACATCCGCGAGCTCTACAGCCTGGGCGTCGTGGTGACGCCGAATGTCGAGCTGATCGAGATCTACCGCGAAGGCAACAAGCGGATTCCCGTTCTGCGCAACGCCTATACCGGCGAGGAGGAGGAACGGGTCGTCGACCAGATCGTGGTCGAATTCGGCTCCCTGCCCGAGCACGGCCTCTACGACAGCTTGCGCGAACGGTCGGTCAATCACGGCGAGATCGACCTCGATGCCTTCACGCAAGGGCGCGTGCAGCCCAACCTGCCGAACGGCAAGGGCGGCTTTGCGCTCTACCGGATCGGCGACGCCTGGGCCGGGCGCAACATTCACGCTGCGATCTACGACGCGCTGCGCCTGTGTAAGGATCTCTGA